In Chrysemys picta bellii isolate R12L10 chromosome 4, ASM1138683v2, whole genome shotgun sequence, the sequence agccctgggctggagtgagCATGCTCAGCctctctgtggggatggtgcatgcgCAGCCTGGTCAGCACTAAGAGGCTGAGAGAGGCTCAAACGAGCTCAGTGAAGTTAGAATCTTCTTCCATTTTAGAAGCTAAAACTAAAGAAATCCAAGTATGCgtgaactgcaatttttcaaaggcttacaaCTTGGGCAGATCTTCAGggagatggcaaaaggcacatcctcgATGTAAAGGCcacctcctgccaaatttcaagtccctgctccaaagcttgGGGACATGAGCTGTTCCAAGAAAAGATCACAGAATTTAGCAGGAGAAAAACAATGTATATTTCCCTAGCTCATTCTTGGAAAGGagactgttttggctgaaattttcctaagaaaattcagcctgaggcagactccCAACATGGAAAATCTCAGCCCAAGCAGTTAAAGCTTGGCAAAGTTATTAGCAACCGAAAAACAGGGTATTAAAATAGGAAGCGTCAGAGAACTTTAATAATAGGTGATTTTATCAGACCTGCCTAAAACACCTAGTTCTTATGTTAAAGCTCTGCAAGATCCCATGCAGAGTTCTAGAATCTGCCACTCTGTTACAGCATGCAACTACAGTAAATGTAATCCAAGCTTTGACACTGTCCGCAGTTCCCCTTCTGttttaaaagtcaacatttcCTTTTTTACCTTTTGTACTGCTTTTCGGAGAATATCTTTGTATTCCTCCTTGGTAATCTCCCTCTTCTGGTAAAAGGGCTTAATGGCAAGTTTCACTTCTtccacagccctctcctgcatgTGGAGTTTCTTCATATACTACAAAGCAAAAATGAAGAATGAGTAACCCAAGATTATCTGTAAGCAGCCTCCGGAGTCCAGTCCTATTTAAAAAGTCAGCTGACAAAGTGAAGATTTATTTCAAGATTTAAAGAGTTACAAGTGAAGTGAAACCCACTTATAGCGAACTAGAATGAAAGTCACACGTTGAGCAAACTACAATTCCTGCTTCAGTGAACCCCTGCTCAGTGCTAAATTACTCTGAGGGTTCAACTGTATTTTGACAGTCATTCCTCAATTCACttgtttattaatttttttggACTAACCTCCCTAATCCAGCAGCCTTGAATGTGAAGCATCATCCATTGATAAAAAGAGTACCTAAAAGGCTCTGAGATTGTTTATGAAGGCAAATCACAGCTGGGAAGATAATACTTCAACTTCAAATAGCTCTAACATTACACAGGAAAGATGGGTAGTAGAGAGATCTCCAAGATAAAGTATTACAAATCACATCAAAAGCAGCTTACAATTCTTCCGTTGTAACTGAATTCACACTACATAAAAATTGCTGCTCAGTCATGGATTTTCAGTGCTAGTAAGCCATTTTTTTATGGACCCAGCAGTAGATATAGTAAAAGTGATTTTTAGGACTTGCACATAGGTGTTAATAACTATTACAGGCCCAAAGATAGACAGTGAATATAATCAAGAAACCCAACTCAGCATCAAGGCAGTAGCAGTGGATATAATgcaggtaggacaagtagtaatgaaCTTAATCTATAGCAAAGGAAATTAGGTTATgttagggtaagtctacacttacctccgggtccggcagtaagcaatcaatcttctgggatcgatccctcacgtcttgtctagacgcgataaatcgatcccggatcgatcccggaagtgctcgctgtcgacgccgatactccagctcggcgagaggagtacgcggcatcgacgggggagcctgcctgccgcgtctggacccacggtaagttcgaactaaggtacttcgaattcagctatgttattaacgtagctgaatttgcgtaccttagttcgaagtggggggttagtgtggaccaggccttagatagtTATCCTTattattagaaagtttttcctgctaAGTACTAGAATAAGTTACTGaaggaggctgtggaatttctgtcattggaggtttttaagaacaggtgagacaaactacctgtcagggatggtctaggtaacctcctgaagtccctaagcaaagggggatggactagataacctcctgaagTCCactccagctctacatttctatgattctctaactAAAGTATATAGACTTCTGCTGTAGCCAAATTATGTCCATTTCAAAACAGAAGAGAATGAATTCAGGTATTTATACAAGTTTGAACATTCTGGCTTTCAGGAATTTACCATTTGGCATTTGGTAGTAGGTCAAGCATCCCAAATGTTTTAAAttgcactcaaactcccctgcagAGAAATTTCACACTTGTGGTGGTTTGATGCAGTCCTAATCAGTTTCATTGTgatgggcaggggagaggggtagATGGCTATGCAGAAAAGAGCCTCACCTCCTCTTTCTAAGAGCATTCAGCTACAACAGAGGTCTGCTCCTGTGGTCTAGCAGAAGCTGCAGAGTGAAACTAACTAGGGCAGAGACCTAGGAAGGGGTCTGACACAAAAAAAGAGTTGTCACACAGAGGAAGACCCAGATAAACCAAAGACGAGCTTGGTCCAGTGTTCCACTGGTAGCACAGTGATCCAAAGCAAAGTTAGTCACTCTGTGGCAGTAGGGCCAGTGAAGTCACATGGCATGAAATATTTGTGACCCTAAAGCAAGTTAAACAAAACAGAACATCTCATTCATCTCTCATTTCTGATTATAGTGACAAGCCACAAAAGTGTTGCTCATGATTTATGAGAACACACAAATGCCACAGTGGGATTGGCACAGTCTGAGTACATGACTCTGAATATATGTTAACATCAAGGCTTTCACTTACttcttcattttttgttttatccAGTGGAGGGTTAGGTGCTTTGATTTTCTCTTCCACGTCTCCAACCGAAGCAGTCTGATTTCCTGGTTCAGAAGCCGTAGCCAGGCTGTCTGGCTCTGGAGTCAAACTCTGTCCTGCCACACAGCCAAGCAGAGGAAGACTCCCCTGCATTATGAACTGAACTGTGGGCTGACTGACTGGTGCATAGGGTGGCAGGCTTGAGGGCAGAGGTGGTGTCAAAGGTATGTTTTGACTGTACACCTATGAAATAGAGACACTCTTTGGCAAACGCTTCTTGATATTACAGTGCAGAAAAGCAGAGTTTAGGGAATTTAAAAGCAGCTTTTACCCACTGAAACAGAGAAGTGACTTACTGCTAAACATTTCTTTAAGTCAAAAGGGCTGAGGTTTCCATGCCACAGCAAGACTTCTCTGTTCCAGCAGCCAGCACTACTCCTACTCAACTTCTCACTGGTGGGCAGCACAGATGGACAAGCATGTATAATATGAACCACGGCCAAAAAGCTGGGTTTTACAGCAAGACAATTTGTTCCTCAAAAGCAAGATTTTGGGGGGCAAATAAATGCTGGAAAGCAGAAGCTATAAGTATATTGCAAAGTAAAGGAATGAACTTTGATTTTTAATCTAAGTGTGAGGACGGTTTGAAGGAATAAGCAGTTTGTGGATTGCTGAAGTGCATGGGCTGTATGGAATGTACTACACGCAGAGGAAGGAGCAGAATTCTGtaatggaaggggcggggcacaACGAGGTCACGGATGAGGTGGAATGACCTTCCATGACACTTCGCTTTTGGAGTGGGAACCAACCTGAGAGGAATCTAGATCAGGAAACATAGGCTCAGGAATCATATAATTGGTTGGAGGAGGCTCATTTAACTGCACCTGATTTAATGTTTGGCTCAAGTCCTCTGCTTTCCAGGCCCCTTCCTTTGCTCTCTGAAGTTTGTAAAACGGCACCCCTAAAATTCCCAAGAAAAAAGCATTTAAGAACAGTGATAAACCCAAATTCATCACAAGTACAAAGTGAGCTGTAAGAAAAGCAAAAATCTAGCACTGTCATTGGCTAAGAAAGAATTCTGTGCAGTGACTAATTTTATATTTCACAACTTCTGCTAAGTGAGGATTTTCAGATGCAAAAAGAAAATCTGATTACACACACTAGCCCACTTTTTCAAAAGTAACTCGTGATTTTGGGTGACCAGCTTGAAACACCTGAATTTTAGAGGCTGCTCCTCACTTTTTGAAAATTATGCCCCATTAAGATGTTTCGGATGCAGTTCTCCTCTGAAAGAAGTTTAACAGCCTGACAGGGACGGCCTACGTTCATATTGTCTCAATGATTTCCATATCGCATGTGCTAAGTGAAAAGATGGTTTTTCTCTCAGTCTTGCAAACTCAACCTGGGCTCAGAGTCCAGCTGGATTCTTTCCATCACAATCACACCCAGCACCAAGGCTCCGCAGGACAAAGAAGGTCTGTGGCTACACCTGAACAATCTCACTGCCTTTCAATTACAAGCCAAGAGACACTTGTGCAAGCCTACTGTTTTACTGGGTTTGCACAAGTATAACTGATTGGAACTTGTCAAATAATTCAGTTGATGCACAAGAAGGAACAAAATCCAGTTACATCCCTCTTCGCTGTGTTAGCGCTGCAGGGCTAACAAGAGTGAAGAGCAGTTATTTGTGCCACTGGTCACTTTAGACAATGAGAGACCTGGTCTGcacctaaaaattagattgacccagctacatcgcacagggctgtgaaaaatttcacaaccctcccctcctccccgcccccgcaaGCAGATGCAGCctggctgatggaagaattcttccgactacctagctactgcttctcacgagggtggatttactacagcaatggaaaaaacccttctatAGCTGTAGCAACTATCTATGCAGTGTAGTTGCAGCTGTGCTGCTTGTAGGGTAGACATGCACAGTTATGACAATGACTTTTCTTCAGAGTTTCACTACAGAAGTGCGAGACAGCTTTCTATTTCACTGACACGGTCCCTTACAGACAACATACTCAGTGCATTATGATTATGGATATGATTTTGTCACAGTAAAATTAGGAAAATTCCCAGAGAAGTCAtagtaaaaatgtacaaaatcatgGTATGGTCAtggtggggctgaagcctgagccgaAGTAGTCAAGGAGATCTgttaaagtcacagaatctgtgatcAAATCATATCCTtagttatgattttttttttttttttttttttgcaaaacaaacaacaaacttaCTTGGTGTTTTTTCAGCAGTCAATGCATCACTTTCTTCCTCTTGTAAATTCCATGTAACCCTTTTCACAAGTGCTTTAGCTTTCAACACAGGGCCCTGAGGTACTGCCTCCAGCTCAGGTTTATTTACATCATTGGCTTTTTTATCTAACACAGGACACTCATCATTAGCATCTTTCACACACTCTGCAACTTTATTTTCAGATAAGCTTTGGGTTGGTGTTGCTTCACTTTCATCCTGCACAATAACTTCCTTCTCTCGAGGTGATTCTATTAGAGGTGAACACTCTTCAATATCTTCTATTTTAGTTGTAGTCTCCTCCAGGTTCACATTATTGTGGCTACTAACCACAGCTGAATCAGTCCCATCTATTAATTCCCTCTCAAGGGAAGTGTCTATATTGTCGTGTAAAGCAAGAAAACTTGTGTTCTCTGGCAGCGGGGGGGCAGCTTCATTTGTAAAATCCTCAGAAATGTGCTCCATCTCTGCACTCTCTTGGGCATTTTCATGATGTACAGCAGTCTCGCTTGGCGTCTCCTTTTCAGGTATGATGGCTGATTGGAGGTTTAAGGAAACATCTTCTGGCGTTGGCTCTTCCAGCTCTTGTTTCAAAGAATGACAATGCACAAAAACACTGGATACATTGTCATCTGACGACCTCTGATCCTTCTCTGGAGGAGGAAGTGATGTCACCTGTTTTGACTTGTGCTTTCTTTCCTTGGAGTGTGATCTAGATAGTGGCCTTTTCCCCCTAGATTTAGTGCTTTTGTGCTCCCTGGACCTCGATACAGAGGGCGACCTAGATCTCCATTTTCTCCTTTCCCGTGACCTGGATCTTGATCTCTTTCTCTCCCTTGGCCTTGAGCTACCATCTTTTTTATCATATCTCTCATAGCTTTTGTCTCTCCTGTGCTTCCGCCTTTTAGTTCTCTCAATGCTATTTGATCGGGAACGCTCTCTTCCTCTTGATCGAGAGCCAGATTGCCTTTTCTTTTTTCGGCTTTCATAAAACTCAAAAGAAGAGCTGTCAGGACTCCCTGAGCGTGACCTGGATTTCTTTCTGTCCCTGGACCAGGAACCTTTTGATTTTTTGTCTTTCGTTTtatcctttgctttctttttttttgatcGTTCATGACTACTTGAACGATCACTAGACGACCGCCTGTTCTTGGATTTCAGTTTGTGTATTTTGCTGTAGTCCTCTTCAGCTGACCAAGAGGTGGACCTGGAGCTTCTTTCCTTTGAGCGTGTTCTCGACCTGGACCTTGATGGGATTCTCTTATGTTCTTTGAGAActgccttttttcttttcaatcttTTTCGGCTTCGGGAGCTGGAGTTTGACCGGGATCGGGAACGTGACTCTCTCTCCATTTGTTCCCTTTTATGGATTTTTTGTTGCCCATCATTACTAGAGGGGCTATCTGGCTCCAGCTTCACATTAGCTCTAGCTAGGTCTTCTGCATCAAAGAACACACTAGGACTTTCTCTGCTTTCTTCTTCTAAATACTCCAGGTTAGAAGTTCGTTTGACTGCAGATGAAGTACAGGGCCTGCTTTGCGATTCTTCCTCATCCATTTTCTCTTGTTCAGTATCAGAGATCTGTTCCACAATCCTACCCTCTATTGTCACATCATCATGAGACTCTGTGTTACTTGATGGAACATCAGATGATTCAGCACCCGATCCAAAGATATTTTCTACCGTGTAAGGGGTAAAACGACGTACAGTTTGAAATGTTTGAACTCTGGGATTTTCAATCGAAATGGTTCTGGTGATGTTTGTTAGCGGCACTCCTGAGACAAGCCTTTCAGGACTGCTGTTTGTTGAACTTGAATCTGAGCCTGTTGGATCAAAGGGATCGTATAATATTTCACTTTTGATCTGCTTTGGTTTTTTAATTGAGAAGAGAGGGGAAGGATTCTCTCTCTGTTGCACTTTGTTGTCTACAGGGCGGAAGGTATTACAAAACCCAGGATTAGACACTCTGCTGGAATGCCCTGCATTTCCAGGGATATTAATCTTAAAGCTCTCAAAAGAAGAGCTTACACCTTTATTCCTTGATGACCCCAACGGTGTTGTACTTCCATAGACACCTGTATTTGTGGAAAAAGAGCCTCCACTTGTGTGTGTCTGTTGTTGAGATTCCTTGGTATTTGACTTGTTGCTTTCCACCTTGCTACCTTTTCCTGACTGATTAGTGCTCCCTTTGCCAGTCAGCTGGGTTATACAGGAATTGGGGATGTCACAGCTTTGGTTCCCTGAAGGTTCTGATTCTGAATGCCTGCTGacaatttcctttttaatctttGGTATCCTGGGAAGCTCAGAGATATCAATCCTCTTGGGAGCTGCTGGTTGTAGCAGCTGTCTCACAGCTACACTTTTTGAACTCAAATTAGAGTTATTGTTGAAGGGTTTCGAAGAGGGCACAGCATGTTTAGAATCCCCATTAAATCTAGGCATTTCATCTGATTTTAGACCAGGTCTGCTCAGATTTGCCACACTGAGAGTCTGAACAGATCTAGGAGTCATTGAATATTCTAATCTAACAGCTGCTCTCCCCGCTGTTGTCTGTGCGGGGTTCTCTGCCTTCTTGAACCTGCTTAATGAGGATGATGTTGAAAATAAGCTTGATGAGGTGGGTCTGGTGTGAGGATTCAGCCCCAACGAAACTGAAGGTTCTGCACTGGAGCTGCTTGCTGTGGTCCCTGAGTGCAATGTACTTGGTTGAAGATTTTCTCCTAATCCATCTTCCACCCTCAAGTCACTAAGTAAGTTTCTCTGCCGTGACGGAACTAAAACATACAAAAGAAAAAGATAATCTTTTCAACATTTACTCCTCTTATTCCAAAATGAAAGGAGCATTAACTCTGTACTAGTCTTAATCTTCCACTTTTGCCTGTTGAAGCATCCTTGGCAACAACAAGCCACCATGCCCGGTACCATTTTAGTCAAATGCTCAAGGCTTATGTTGGACAATGGTGTCTTTGTGGCAACCAAATATCACTAGTAGAGTAGCAAGTGCACTTGGAAACACCAAAGGGCATATAATGAGACTGTTTCTAATCTTTTAGCCATAGACTGATTAACATATGTGGACAGTGATATGTGGGGAATTAAAGGACAATTAGCTTTAAGAATTATGAACAGATATTTTCCAAGATAAGAATGATTAAGTCAGGAGAGTGAATGTACCTCAATATATGAATACAGCACCTACTCTACCaagtatttaatttaatttccttgCCAAGCTCCTCATCGCTGTACTTTGAGCTGTCTGTTCATACCATTCACCATGTATTTCACAAATAAGGCGGCAGTAAACATGTGAAATTCCAGGAAAATTGGGTTTTAAGGTCCCTTTGCTTCATCCAGTTCACTGAGAGTTGTGACAAATGACAAAACAGCTACAGTGCAGTATTtatatatagggccctaccaaattcacggccatgaaaaacatgtaatggactgtgaaatctggccttgtgtgtgcttttatcccatactatacagatttcacagggggagaccagcatttctcaaattgagagttctgacccaaaagggagttgtggggggaggggagggaagggggttgcaaggttattttagagtcACAGtagtgccacccttacttctgcgctggcTGCCCAgtcagagagcagtggctgttggctgggtgcccaatTTTGAAGGcagagccctgccagcagcagcacagaagtaagtttggcaataccataccacgcCACCCATactcctgtgctgctgccttcagagctggacagccagAGATTGGCGGCTGCTTAcggagggcccagctctgcaggaagCCGTGGAGAAGTAAGGGACAATACTGtaccatactatgccatccttacctctgtgctgctgctggcagcagctctgccttcagagctgggctcccagccagcagccaccgctctccagctgcccagcaatGAAGGTAGCGCCACCACtaacagcagcgcagaagtaagggtagcagtaccacaacacCCCCTACAACAACCTTGCgatccccctacacacacacacacacacacacacacacacacacacacacaaaactcctttttgggtcaggacccctacaattacaacacggtGAAACTTCAGATTtcaatagctgaaatcattaaatttacgaTTATTAAattcctatgaccgtgaaatcaaccaaaatggactgtgaatttggtattTGCTTATACAGGTGACAACCACCACCTCCCATTAAACCAGTTCTTCCAATGACCTTGTCACTATGCAATTAAAACAGAAGCATGGGTGTACATGTCAAAAACTTATTTTTACTCTAGTTAGTACCTACCGCCCTGATCCCGTAAACGTTTATGTAtatgctcaaagttaagcacatatgtaGTGTTTGCAGGATAGAGACCCATGTGACTAAATACCAAACAGTTAATTAAGAACTGAGAAGCCAAAACCTCACCTGCCCTCTTTGCTGTTAGTGAGCCATCTCTGTTGATGACCACATCAGACCCACTCATCATGAGGAGGCTCTGCCCAGACAGTATGCTTCCCAACAGGTCAGGCGCAGGGGGAGCTTCGGTTTCTTGATCAGGAATCAAGACAGGCACACTTCTCCTGCATGttacagaagggttacattttcctTACCTTTACAGTGCTCTCGGACTACACAAATGGATTATATTACAATGAAATTAAGATCAGCTATCGGGTGCATGCAAAGGAATGGTGCGCTCAGCCAGTACAGTTCCCTTTATAGGAGTTGGCTTCACAAAAGGCATTCAGCTTCTGCCTCCCTCTGCTGAGAGATGGTCAAAATACCTACTCTCTGGACTGGTGCCCTACAATGGCAAAGTGAGTGGCTATATCAGATACCTGCATGTCTTAGGTCTGCAGTGCAGCATGAGATCAGAATTAAAGCTAAATGCCTTCAGCCACCACAGTGGCCATCTGAAACCACACTACTTGGGAGTGTCACTCAATTGTTTGAAAAActacacattttttataaagaccttattaatttttttaaccaccATAAAGTGTCATTCTGAAGTTTACCATAAGCATATCTCCCATCATAGCTGGTCTGGTCTATCTCGACCTTTCCTCCCCATTCCAGCAGTTCTACCAGTTTACTTCTCAGCAGACCTAAATTACTATCTCAAAGAATTTACTTAAGTTAACTTAGTGGTTTATGGGCACCTATTGTAAAGGAATCGGAGTGCATGATAAATTAAACCCAAGAGCCATATTAATGGGCTCAACTATAGACAACATTAAGCCCTCTCCCTGCATTACCTAACCATTAGGGAAATTTCTTACCTATACTTTGTCTCCTCTGGAGACATCATTTTACTTGATGCCTACACTCTTGGGTCTTGTTTCTAAAACTTCCATAACTCTCAAATATTATTGGCCCACTGAGGCACCCACAGGCATATCTGAAGGATAGACCAAGTGCCAGTGCCTCAGTGCCttttggggcactccacttcaGTTCATGATGAACACACAGCAAACAACAGTCCAACCTTTAAAGTATTATTTATGCCAGAAGTATATGCCTATATGACAGAACTACCACATAATGTAAAAATGTTTGCCTCCCAGCTCTGATTGGAAGATGTGCAGTAATCCAGTCAAGTGATGTCTTCAGAGATGCTGAATTACAGGTAAATAATT encodes:
- the PHRF1 gene encoding PHD and RING finger domain-containing protein 1 isoform X1, which gives rise to MDDDSQDELINKNAALGKGKRSNLVLLSEAESNDGNSGDSEDDTGSEEEDGTDEDGGEEDEEEGEDEDLEDSEDEEEDDDYAEEEEMESAVGETTVSPKTTLQTNGGDISSDDDAENCPICLNTFRNQAVGTPESCAHYFCLDCIVEWSKNANSCPVDRILFKYICIRVRFGGGILKKIPVENTKPQDGDSGEDDPTFCEVCGRSDREDRLLLCDGCDAGYHMECLNPPLSEVPVDEWFCPACAPANAAVAAAETDHVSEEEVAALIADVTPTTSRLRLNVRTRAIARTRQSERVRATVNRNRITTAQQIQHVPRYLMSSLLDETIEAVAAGLSTAVYQRPLTPRAPTRQKRKTGRKKKAGKKRTQTKSSVGKKSSGTRIKRRKRRVKRRKGKKIRVKNEVTARSRIARTLGLGRPVRGASIPSVYKPIEPSLGLMRADIGAASLSVFGDPYELDPYDSNEEIAANPASPVSAKRRILSQSALRSHRPVARPVSVGLSGRSVPVLIPDQETEAPPAPDLLGSILSGQSLLMMSGSDVVINRDGSLTAKRAVPSRQRNLLSDLRVEDGLGENLQPSTLHSGTTASSSSAEPSVSLGLNPHTRPTSSSLFSTSSSLSRFKKAENPAQTTAGRAAVRLEYSMTPRSVQTLSVANLSRPGLKSDEMPRFNGDSKHAVPSSKPFNNNSNLSSKSVAVRQLLQPAAPKRIDISELPRIPKIKKEIVSRHSESEPSGNQSCDIPNSCITQLTGKGSTNQSGKGSKVESNKSNTKESQQQTHTSGGSFSTNTGVYGSTTPLGSSRNKGVSSSFESFKINIPGNAGHSSRVSNPGFCNTFRPVDNKVQQRENPSPLFSIKKPKQIKSEILYDPFDPTGSDSSSTNSSPERLVSGVPLTNITRTISIENPRVQTFQTVRRFTPYTVENIFGSGAESSDVPSSNTESHDDVTIEGRIVEQISDTEQEKMDEEESQSRPCTSSAVKRTSNLEYLEEESRESPSVFFDAEDLARANVKLEPDSPSSNDGQQKIHKREQMERESRSRSRSNSSSRSRKRLKRKKAVLKEHKRIPSRSRSRTRSKERSSRSTSWSAEEDYSKIHKLKSKNRRSSSDRSSSHERSKKKKAKDKTKDKKSKGSWSRDRKKSRSRSGSPDSSSFEFYESRKKKRQSGSRSRGRERSRSNSIERTKRRKHRRDKSYERYDKKDGSSRPRERKRSRSRSRERRKWRSRSPSVSRSREHKSTKSRGKRPLSRSHSKERKHKSKQVTSLPPPEKDQRSSDDNVSSVFVHCHSLKQELEEPTPEDVSLNLQSAIIPEKETPSETAVHHENAQESAEMEHISEDFTNEAAPPLPENTSFLALHDNIDTSLERELIDGTDSAVVSSHNNVNLEETTTKIEDIEECSPLIESPREKEVIVQDESEATPTQSLSENKVAECVKDANDECPVLDKKANDVNKPELEAVPQGPVLKAKALVKRVTWNLQEEESDALTAEKTPRVPFYKLQRAKEGAWKAEDLSQTLNQVYSQNIPLTPPLPSSLPPYAPVSQPTVQFIMQGSLPLLGCVAGQSLTPEPDSLATASEPGNQTASVGDVEEKIKAPNPPLDKTKNEEYMKKLHMQERAVEEVKLAIKPFYQKREITKEEYKDILRKAVQKICHSKSGEINPMKVANLVKAYVEKYKHMRKHKKTDTEEDLHEMEN
- the PHRF1 gene encoding PHD and RING finger domain-containing protein 1 isoform X2; its protein translation is MSSLLDETIEAVAAGLSTAVYQRPLTPRAPTRQKRKTGRKKKAGKKRTQTKSSVGKKSSGTRIKRRKRRVKRRKGKKIRVKNEVTARSRIARTLGLGRPVRGASIPSVYKPIEPSLGLMRADIGAASLSVFGDPYELDPYDSNEEIAANPASPVSAKRRILSQSALRSHRPVARPVSVGLSGRSVPVLIPDQETEAPPAPDLLGSILSGQSLLMMSGSDVVINRDGSLTAKRAVPSRQRNLLSDLRVEDGLGENLQPSTLHSGTTASSSSAEPSVSLGLNPHTRPTSSSLFSTSSSLSRFKKAENPAQTTAGRAAVRLEYSMTPRSVQTLSVANLSRPGLKSDEMPRFNGDSKHAVPSSKPFNNNSNLSSKSVAVRQLLQPAAPKRIDISELPRIPKIKKEIVSRHSESEPSGNQSCDIPNSCITQLTGKGSTNQSGKGSKVESNKSNTKESQQQTHTSGGSFSTNTGVYGSTTPLGSSRNKGVSSSFESFKINIPGNAGHSSRVSNPGFCNTFRPVDNKVQQRENPSPLFSIKKPKQIKSEILYDPFDPTGSDSSSTNSSPERLVSGVPLTNITRTISIENPRVQTFQTVRRFTPYTVENIFGSGAESSDVPSSNTESHDDVTIEGRIVEQISDTEQEKMDEEESQSRPCTSSAVKRTSNLEYLEEESRESPSVFFDAEDLARANVKLEPDSPSSNDGQQKIHKREQMERESRSRSRSNSSSRSRKRLKRKKAVLKEHKRIPSRSRSRTRSKERSSRSTSWSAEEDYSKIHKLKSKNRRSSSDRSSSHERSKKKKAKDKTKDKKSKGSWSRDRKKSRSRSGSPDSSSFEFYESRKKKRQSGSRSRGRERSRSNSIERTKRRKHRRDKSYERYDKKDGSSRPRERKRSRSRSRERRKWRSRSPSVSRSREHKSTKSRGKRPLSRSHSKERKHKSKQVTSLPPPEKDQRSSDDNVSSVFVHCHSLKQELEEPTPEDVSLNLQSAIIPEKETPSETAVHHENAQESAEMEHISEDFTNEAAPPLPENTSFLALHDNIDTSLERELIDGTDSAVVSSHNNVNLEETTTKIEDIEECSPLIESPREKEVIVQDESEATPTQSLSENKVAECVKDANDECPVLDKKANDVNKPELEAVPQGPVLKAKALVKRVTWNLQEEESDALTAEKTPRVPFYKLQRAKEGAWKAEDLSQTLNQVYSQNIPLTPPLPSSLPPYAPVSQPTVQFIMQGSLPLLGCVAGQSLTPEPDSLATASEPGNQTASVGDVEEKIKAPNPPLDKTKNEEYMKKLHMQERAVEEVKLAIKPFYQKREITKEEYKDILRKAVQKICHSKSGEINPMKVANLVKAYVEKYKHMRKHKKTDTEEDLHEMEN